The DNA region GACGACGCGCGCCTCGATAGCTATTGGCCGGAAGTCACTCATCAGAATCGCGCCGAGAACCGCCTCAACGGAGCAATCGAGCGTGCACGGCTGCGGGTAGCCGGACAGTGGTTTGGGCGCACGACGACCGGCCGCATCGACGTCCCCCGCGCCGATGTCGAAGTCGACTTCGACATTGAGTGGGACACCGACATGGGCATCTACCTGTGGGGGTTTCTGGTCAATGACCGCGTGGCGCAGAGCGCTGACCAGAACCAACCGTGCGACTGGGGTCCCATGACTTCCGAGGCCAGGATCGCGATTGCCAAGATTGCGATCGACTATCTAATGGAACTCGCGCAGCGATCAGAAGCGAAAGGCAAGTCGTTGCTGATCTATCACTATTCATCGGTCGAAATCTCCAACGTGAGGGCACTCATTGACCAAATGGACTCCCCGGAGTTGCCAACGGTCGAAGAGTGGATCGAGTTCACCGATCGGTACTTCTGCGACCTGCTGCCGATCGTCAAGCAGAACTTCATCGGTGTCGCCGGACATGGGTTGAAGGTCATCGCGACTAAGGGTGCTGGTTTCCAGTGGCGCGACGATGACCCCGGGGGCCTGCAATCACAGGATTGGCTCGTCGACGCCAGAGGCGACGAACCCGTCATCGCTGCCGATGCACGCAGACGTCTGTGCGAGTACAACCATGACGATGTCGAAGCCACTGCGGCTGTGCGCAATTGGTTGTCGTCGTTGCAGTGACTGACGCCAACTCGGATGGAACCGGTGCAGGAGCCCGAGCCGCTGATCTGCGTCCGTGCGACCGCTGGGTCCGCCAAGGCCAGCCGGGCGTCGGGCAGAATGCAGGCATGGCGAATCGACGGCTACCCCCTGGCGTGGTCCCACTGCCAGCGGGTTCAGGTCAAACCAGCGTGTGGGACTTCCCCCGACCTCCCATCGTCGTCAGCGACGATCGCACCGTTGTTGTTCGCTTCGCGGACGTGGAAATCTGCCGGACCAATCGCGCGCTCAAGGTGCTGGAAACCAGCCATCCACCGACCTGGTACCTGCCGGTGGACTCCTTCTGTGCGGGATCGTTGAGCCCGGGACGTGGCTCCAGTGTGTGTGAATACAAAGGCCCGGCCAGCTACTTCGACGTCAACACAGGTGATCGCCGCGTCGAGTCGGCTGCTTGGGGCTACCTGCAGCCGTGGACCGGATATGAGCAGTTGCGCGGCCATGTTGCGCTGTACGCAGCGAGCATGGATCTGGTCACCGTCGACGGTGAAGCGGTTCGGCCGCAGCCGGGCGGTTTCTACGGCGGTTGGATCACCGACGACGTAGTGGGTCCGTTCAAGGGAATTGCGGGTAGCTTCGGCTGGTAACTCGGGTCACGCAGTGTTCCCGTCGCGGTCGACGGTCGACATTGCGACGGCAACTGTCGGTGAACCGTCCTACAGTCGGAGCATGAACGGTAGGTCGGTTAGCTGGCTGGGCTGGCGGGCAAGTGCCGTCGTCGCAGCCTTGGCCCTAGTCACACCGATCCTGACGTCCTGCAG from Candidatus Nanopelagicales bacterium includes:
- a CDS encoding DUF427 domain-containing protein, whose amino-acid sequence is MANRRLPPGVVPLPAGSGQTSVWDFPRPPIVVSDDRTVVVRFADVEICRTNRALKVLETSHPPTWYLPVDSFCAGSLSPGRGSSVCEYKGPASYFDVNTGDRRVESAAWGYLQPWTGYEQLRGHVALYAASMDLVTVDGEAVRPQPGGFYGGWITDDVVGPFKGIAGSFGW